From one Trifolium pratense cultivar HEN17-A07 linkage group LG1, ARS_RC_1.1, whole genome shotgun sequence genomic stretch:
- the LOC123902630 gene encoding proline-rich protein 2-like: MEILKVYLVVTMSFLFLSLVVADLKFGMLPKGPVPPSGPSRGSSNSPPPPHHSANLNFGMLPKGPVPPSGPSGGISASPPPLHHPKNLYFGMLPKGPVPPSRPSGGISASPPPLHHPTNLNFGMLPKGSVPPSGPSGGISASPPPLHHPTNLYFGMLPKGPVPPSAPSKGSSDSPAPPSRV; this comes from the coding sequence ATGGAAATTTTAAAGGTTTATTTGGTCGTTACtatgtcttttttatttttgtctcttGTCGTGGCTGATTTGAAATTTGGAATGCTGCCAAAAGGGCCTGTTCCGCCTTCAGGACCTAGTAGAGGCTCTTCTAATTCTCCACCTCCACCACATCATTCcgcaaatttgaattttggaatGCTGCCAAAAGGGCCAGTTCCGCCATCGGGACCTAGCGGAGGAATTTCTGCCTCTCCACCTCCACTACATCAtccaaaaaatttatattttggaatgCTGCCAAAAGGGCCAGTTCCGCCATCAAGACCTAGCGGAGGAATTTCTGCCTCTCCACCTCCACTACATCATCCAACAAACTTGAATTTTGGAATGCTGCCAAAAGGGTCAGTTCCGCCATCAGGACCTAGCGGAGGAATTTCTGCCTCTCCACCTCCACTACATCATccaacaaatttatattttggaatgCTGCCAAAAGGCCCTGTTCCACCATCAGCACCGAGCAAAGGCTCTTCTGATTCTCCTGCTCCACCAAGTCGTGtttaa